Proteins from a single region of Streptosporangiales bacterium:
- a CDS encoding TIM barrel protein, with protein MMATAARVAVAPISWGVCEVPGWGHQLAPERVLGEMRALGVAATEFGPPGFLPADPARRSDVLRAHGMRAVGGFLAVVLHDAGRDPMPQVEAELDAFVTAGADTLVLAAATGRAGYDERDVLTGDQWRTLVGHLAAIAARAADRGVRATLHPHVGTMVEGPDEVARVLDASAVPLCLDTGHLLAGGSDPVALARDAASRIGHVHLKDVRADLVAHLRDGSLAYTDAVRKGLYAPLGTGDVDVAAIVVALEAAGYDGWYVLEQDCVLDAEPPAGAGPRDDVAASLAFLGGLLAEEP; from the coding sequence ATGATGGCTACCGCTGCCCGGGTCGCCGTCGCACCGATCTCCTGGGGCGTGTGCGAGGTGCCCGGCTGGGGCCACCAGCTGGCGCCGGAGCGCGTGCTCGGCGAGATGCGCGCCCTCGGTGTCGCCGCCACCGAGTTCGGCCCGCCCGGGTTCCTGCCCGCCGACCCGGCACGGCGGTCGGACGTCCTGCGCGCCCACGGCATGCGCGCGGTCGGCGGCTTCCTCGCCGTCGTCCTGCACGACGCCGGTCGCGACCCGATGCCCCAGGTCGAGGCGGAGCTCGACGCGTTCGTGACCGCCGGAGCCGACACGCTCGTGCTCGCCGCCGCCACCGGCCGCGCGGGCTACGACGAGCGCGACGTGCTCACCGGCGACCAGTGGCGCACGCTCGTCGGTCACCTCGCCGCGATCGCCGCGCGTGCCGCCGACCGCGGCGTGCGCGCGACCCTGCACCCCCACGTCGGCACCATGGTCGAGGGACCGGACGAGGTCGCGCGCGTCCTCGACGCGTCGGCCGTCCCGCTGTGCCTCGACACCGGACACCTGCTCGCCGGGGGCAGCGATCCCGTCGCGCTGGCCCGTGACGCCGCGTCCCGGATCGGGCACGTCCACCTCAAGGACGTCCGCGCCGACCTGGTGGCGCACCTGCGCGACGGCTCGCTCGCGTACACCGACGCCGTGCGGAAGGGCCTCTACGCGCCGCTCGGCACGGGCGACGTCGACGTCGCGGCCATCGTGGTGGCACTCGAGGCGGCGGGGTACGACGGCTGGTACGTCCTGGAGCAGGACTGCGTCCTCGACGCCGAGCCGCCGGCCGGCGCGGGTCCGCGGGACGACGTCGCCGCGAGCCTGGCGTTCCTCGGGGGACTGCTGGCGGAGGAGCCGTGA
- a CDS encoding dehydrogenase, translated as MKLGLAGAGRIGAMHAAHLAAVPGVDAVIVADVDPARAAGVAERSGAHVHAAGGVDDLFDLGLDGLVVAAATSSHAELVLRALASRLPVFCEKPVATDVAGTVAVVTENERTGGFVQVGFQRRFDAGHVAAREAVRDGRLGFLHTLRCTTLDPAPPPAAYVAASGGIFRDCSVHDFDAVRWVTGREVVEVYARGANRGAEFFREAGDVDTGMALLTLDDGTLVVVSTTRYNAAGYDVRMELLGERDSLAVGFDDTTPLRSAEAGVDWPKGPPAATFVERFRAAYLAELRAFVDVLGGAAVPRSVCTPAEALEASYVAEACEASRRSGLPVRVAELRV; from the coding sequence ATGAAGCTCGGTCTCGCGGGCGCCGGACGCATCGGGGCGATGCACGCGGCGCATCTCGCCGCCGTTCCCGGCGTCGACGCCGTGATCGTCGCGGACGTCGACCCCGCGCGCGCCGCCGGTGTCGCCGAGCGGTCCGGCGCCCACGTCCACGCCGCGGGCGGCGTCGACGACCTGTTCGACCTCGGCCTCGACGGTCTCGTCGTGGCGGCGGCCACGAGCTCGCACGCCGAGCTGGTGCTGCGCGCGCTGGCGTCGCGGCTGCCGGTGTTCTGCGAGAAGCCCGTCGCCACCGACGTCGCCGGCACGGTGGCCGTCGTGACGGAGAACGAGCGGACGGGCGGCTTCGTCCAGGTGGGCTTCCAGCGCAGGTTCGACGCCGGTCACGTCGCCGCACGCGAAGCCGTACGCGACGGCCGGCTCGGCTTCCTGCACACGCTGCGCTGCACCACCCTCGACCCTGCGCCCCCGCCTGCGGCGTACGTCGCCGCGTCGGGAGGCATCTTCCGCGACTGCTCGGTGCACGACTTCGACGCCGTCCGCTGGGTCACCGGCCGCGAGGTGGTGGAGGTGTACGCGCGCGGCGCCAACCGCGGCGCGGAGTTCTTCCGCGAGGCCGGCGACGTCGACACCGGCATGGCGCTGCTGACCCTCGACGACGGCACGCTCGTGGTGGTGTCCACGACCCGCTACAACGCCGCGGGCTACGACGTGCGCATGGAGCTGCTCGGCGAGCGCGACAGCCTCGCCGTGGGGTTCGACGACACGACACCGCTGCGCTCGGCCGAGGCCGGCGTCGACTGGCCGAAGGGCCCGCCGGCGGCGACGTTCGTGGAACGCTTCAGGGCCGCGTACCTCGCGGAGCTGCGCGCCTTCGTCGACGTGCTCGGCGGCGCCGCCGTCCCGCGCAGCGTATGCACGCCCGCGGAGGCGCTGGAGGCCAGCTACGTCGCGGAGGCGTGCGAGGCGTCCCGGCGGTCGGGGCTGCCGGTGCGGGTGGCGGAGCTGCGGGTATGA